The sequence TCGTGGCCGTGCTGCCCACCGCCGAGGCGCGCCAGCGCTTCGCGCCGCGCCAGACCGTCTCGCGCCCCGATGCCGCGCTGATGCCTGGCCTGGTCAACGCGCACACCCACAACCCGATGACCCTGCTGCGCGGCGTCGCCGACGACCTGCCGCTGATGGTGTGGCTGCAGCAGCACATCTGGCCGGTGGAAGCGGCGGTGATCGGGCCCGAGTTCGTGGCCGACGGCACCACCCTGGCGATTGCCGAGATGCTGCGCGGTGGTACGACCTGCGCCAACGAGAACTACTTCTTCCCCGACGTGCAGGCCGCGGTCTACAAGAAGCATGGGTTCCGCGCGCTGGTCGGCGCGGTTGTGATCGACTTCCCGACCGCCTGGGCCAAGAGCGACGACGAATACTTCTCCCGCGCCGGCGAGCTGCATGACCAGTGGCGCGGCGATGCGCTGATCGGCACCGCCTTCGCCCCGCATGCGCCGTACACGGTGACCGATGCGAACTTCGAGCGGGTGCGGATGCTGTCCGACCAGCTCGACATTCCGGTGCACCTGCATACCCACGAGACCGCCCAGGAAATCAGCGACTCGATCAAGCTGCACGGTCAGCGCCCGCTGGCGCGGCTGGACCGCCTGGGCCTGGTCAACGACCGCCTGATCGCGGTCCACATGACCCAGCTGACCGACGGCGAGATCCACCTGTGCGCCGAGCGCGGGGTGTCGGTGGTGCATTGCCCCGAATCCAACCTCAAGCTGGCCTCTGGCTTCTGCCCGGCCTGCGCGCTGCAGCGGGCCGGCGTCAACCTGGCCATCGGCACCGACGGCTGCGCCTCGAACAACGACCTGGACATGTTCAGCGAGAACCGCACCGCGGCGATCCTGGCCAAGGCCGTGGCCGACGACGCCACCGCGCTGGATGCGGCCACCACTTTGCGCGCGGCCACCCTGGGTGGCGCACGCGCGCTGGGCTTTGGCGACCGCATCGGTTCGATCGAGGTCGGCAAGCAGGCCGACCTGGTCTGCGTGGACCTGTCGGCGCTGGAAACCCAGCCGCTGCACCACGTGCTGTCGCAGCTGGTGTACGCCGCCGGCCGCCACCAGGTCAGCGACGTGTGGATTGCCGGCCAGCCCAAGCTGG is a genomic window of Stenotrophomonas sp. Marseille-Q4652 containing:
- a CDS encoding TRZ/ATZ family hydrolase, whose protein sequence is MTDSTPIPESCDLLIEAGYVVPIEPHAVVLEDHAVAVQDGEIVAVLPTAEARQRFAPRQTVSRPDAALMPGLVNAHTHNPMTLLRGVADDLPLMVWLQQHIWPVEAAVIGPEFVADGTTLAIAEMLRGGTTCANENYFFPDVQAAVYKKHGFRALVGAVVIDFPTAWAKSDDEYFSRAGELHDQWRGDALIGTAFAPHAPYTVTDANFERVRMLSDQLDIPVHLHTHETAQEISDSIKLHGQRPLARLDRLGLVNDRLIAVHMTQLTDGEIHLCAERGVSVVHCPESNLKLASGFCPACALQRAGVNLAIGTDGCASNNDLDMFSENRTAAILAKAVADDATALDAATTLRAATLGGARALGFGDRIGSIEVGKQADLVCVDLSALETQPLHHVLSQLVYAAGRHQVSDVWIAGQPKLVRRELVGMDTAALVANARQWRDRIRSVRA